Sequence from the Gloeocapsopsis dulcis genome:
TAAGACTAATTTCGTACTTTAATTCTCTGGCGCAATTTTCTAGAAGGCACGTACTACGTCTAGTAGCATAGGCTCTTGCAAATAAGACTTTAGTGCATCCATCGGCATCACTCTCTGCTATTGCTTCTTCTCTAGCAACGGAACGGAACAGTGATAAGGATTTCAATGTGAAATCCTTCAGTTTTGTCTGATGAGTTAGTAAAATTGCTAGTACCTCATTTTTTCAGAGCAGGTAAAAATTAAAATAAGGCTTTCCATACTTCCTTAACAGAAACCCAAATCACTGCAATTGCTCCAATCACAAGAGTAACAATATCCTGTCCGAGCAGATCTTTTAATGCCTGTAACGTAAGTGCTTTATAGAGTAACTGACAGCTAGAGATTACTCCTAATACAGCTAAAACTAAACCAATAAACTCTGACAGTTCTATGTCAAGTCGTGTTTTGCGTTTCCAACGAACTGCCACTACCACCGAAACCACCACAGCAGTTAGTCCTGCCCAAACCAGCAACGTAAGTTGATCCATCCGGTCTTAGGCGTGACTAGATTTTTTAGTCCTAACAAACAAACCAAAGATAGCACCAAATGCTCCTCCTGCGATCGCTCCTGGTAATTGGGCTATAAGTCCACCTAAAAATGCACCACCAGCTGCTGTAGCAATCGCGCGATCGCCACGCTCTCGAATTTCTTTATTTATATCAATATACACTTGTGTGGATTGCTGTTGAGAAGGAGGTTTTGGCGAGGTTTCCTCCAGAAGAACAGTTGGAACAGACGGCATTGCAGCTTTCTCAGAGATTTCCTGTTTCTTGAAATAGCCGCGATAGGTACGACGAGCCACAAGTGTAGTGTGCTCGGAACCTTCACTACTCACTTTACGATAGATAACACCGCCTACATGCGCTGTATCCTCCACGTCTGGACTTGTATAAACAGTGTCTTCAACTACTCTTAGTTGTGGTAGTTGTAGTTGCAAGGCTTTGATATCGTTATCTAATTTATCCAGGCGTGACAGCACTTGCTTTTGAAAATCATCAGTGTCGGTAGCTTGCATAGTTTATCTTGCTCAAAGCCTACTCAGTCATCACTATCGTCATTGTAGCTCTAGACGCAAGCTCGGTTTTAGCATAAACTCACCAGTGGCATAAACTCACCAAAGTCAGTCTCTAAACTTAGAAAAATGCAATCGCTGCGAAACTGTAACTGATACTGGTAACGTCAGATCAAGAATAATTCGTTTGGATACTACAGCTTGAAACGCTTTCATTACTGGCAACTTTTACCGTATATTCAGCCGCAGTGGAAAACTATTGCCCAGGCTTTTGCTTGCACGTTAGTATTTACTGCTTTTTGGCCCATACTCGCGTGGTTAGCAGGTCGCATTGCGGCGTATATTGGACAGGGAAATGTGTTGGCGATCGCACAAATTGCGGCGCTGAGTGCTGTCGTGTTTCTCAGTCAAAAGATCGCGCAGTTCGGTCAAGATTCCCTGATGGCAAAAGCTGCCTTATTTATTGCGTTTGATCTGCGTCAACAAGTTTATGCACATCTACAGCGGTTAAACTTAAGCTATTTTGAAACGGCTAAAACGGGTGACTTATCATATCGTCTTACCGAAGATATTGACCGAATTGGTGAAGTCATCAATAAAGTCTTTCACGACTTTATCCCTTGTGTGTTGCAGTTGATTGTCGTCTTGGGATACATGATTTATCTCAACTGGCAACTGACGCTATCAACATTAATTATTGCACCATTAATGGCGGTTTTGATTGGTTGGTTTGGCGAACGGTTGCAGCAAGTTTCGCGCCGCAGTCAAAATCAAATATCAGATTTATCCGCATTACTCATTGAGGTTTTCAGCGGTATCCGTTTGATACAAGCTTTCGCTGCTGAAGATTATGCTTTAAATCGCTTTCGTCAAGATGCAGAACGCAACCGTAAAGCTAAATACGCCGCCGAAAGACTAAAGGCGATTCAGATTCCTGTGATTGGTTTTCTCGAAGCTATCAGTGCTTTAATACTATTGTTTTTAGGTGGTTGGCAAATTTCTACAGGAAACTTGACTGCTAGCGAGTTTGTGAGTTATGTCGCAGGTTTAGCATTATTAATTGATCCAATTCGCATTATCACAACTAATTACAACGAATTCAAGCAAGGACAAGCATCGGTAGATCGAATTTTTGAATTATTAGCAATCAAACCCACTGTTTTAGAGAAGCCAAATGCGATCGCCCTTCCTCCAGTCACAGGCAAAGTAGAATATCGCCACGTCTCTTTTGCTTATAAACCTGGACAACCTGTCATCAAAGACTTAAACTTGCTAGCACATCCAGGTGAAAGAATTGCTTTTGTCGGTGCTTCCGGTGCAGGTAAAACGACGATTGTAAATTTGTTACCGCGCTTTTACGATCCGCTATCGGGTGAAATTTTGATCGATGGTATCGATATTCAAGATGTCACCTTACGTAGCTTACGCCGACAAATTGGCATTGTACCGCAAGAAACGATTCTCTTTTCCGGTAAGATTGCCCAAAATATCGCTTTTGGTAAAACTGAGTTTGATCTCAAAGAAATTGAGACAGCCGCTAAAATCGCAAATGCACATCAATTCATCACGCAGTTACCTGATGGTTATGACACTCTAGTAGGAGAACGCGGTGTCAATTTATCAGGCGGACAACGACAAAGACTAGCGATCGCCCGTGCGGTATTACTCAATCCCCGCATTCTCATTCTTGACGAAGCAACTAGTGCCCTCGATTCTGAATCGGAAGCTTTAGTACAAGAAGCCTTAGAGAGACTGATGCATAGTCGTACCGTATTTATCATTGCGCACCGCTTAGCAACTGTGCGGCGCTGCGATCGCATTTTAGTGATCGAACAAGGGCAAATCGTTGAATCAGGAACACACGAAGAATTATTAGCCCTGTCACGCCGCTACGCCCGATATTACGCCCAGCAATTTAGTTAAAAAGAAATGCGGCATCTTGCCTGCACCTTGACAGCTTTCTTCTCAGGTTGCTATAACACTGTTATGGATAGCCACACTGTTACAAATTATCGGACAGCACAGGATTTGCATCAGCAAGCACTGCGTCAAGGTATTTTAGACGATGCTAGTAATCTACTTTTACGCGAGGGATTACAAGCTTTATCCATGCGTCGAATTGCTCAAATGGTAGGATGCTCAACGACTGTCCTTTACACAATGTTTGGTAGTAAGCAAGGACTAATTGATGAGTTGTATTTGAAAGGCTTTGCGATGCTGCGTCAGGCATTAGCAGCCGTACCACTATCAGACGATTTGCTAGAGTATCTAACTACTTTGGGACAAGCATACCGAGCATTTGCTTTGGCGAATCCGACATATTACGCTGTGATGTTCTGCCAAACAAGTCCAGAGTTCACTCCAACCCAAAACTGTATTCAGCAAAGTTGGTCAAGTTTTGAGCTTCTCGTCAGCACTGTGCAAGCGTGCATAGATGCAGAAGTTCTTGTCGAGGACAATCCTCAAGAAGTCGCTAAGATGCTTTGGGGAGTTGTTCACGGTCATGTCGGATTAGAACTAACAGGGCATTTTTCAAACTCGACAATTGCTGGAGAACGATTTGACCGCACTATTGGCGTCATTTTGACCGGACTGACTCGTAAACAGCCCTCTATTGAGGCTTGAATGATGCAATATTCTTGGCTGCTTGTATTTGTGGCAGCGATCGCTAATGCGACAGGGACTGTTTTCCTAAAGAAGTCTCGCCTTGCTGCTGCTGATGCCGGATTTGTAAATGCGTTGATTTCTCCTTGGTTTCTCAGTGCATTACTGATTTATACCATTGGTTTATTGCTGTTTACGCAAGCTTTGGGGCAATTGCCTGTTTCTGCTAGTCAACCTGTCATGGCTGGCGTTAGCTTTGTCTCAGCTGCTTTGTTAGCTAGTGTGATATTTGGTGAGCAGTTGTCATTCAATCACCTAGTAGCCATTAGTTTGATAGTTGCAGGAATTGCCGTGATGACTCGTTCATAGCTGTTATGGCTCAACCTCAATTTCTACAAGATCGATACGTACTCGTTGGCTTTTAGATTACTCAGTTTGAGAACTACTCACGAGACAAAAGCTGATTTAGTCATTAGTTTGAATTATTGGGCTGCGTTGCATACAAGCTTGGAATATTACTCCATACTTGAGCCTCAATGAACAAATCCCATTGTCGCGCCCTGTTCGTTCGCCATTCTTCGTTAGGAATGCCAAACTTATCAATGATTTGACAAATTTCACTTAATACAAATACTTGACAATGATACTCGGGACGGTAGAACTCTTTATCTGTTTGATTTCTTAACCAATAACTGATCATGCTGTCTGGGTAAGTGAAGCTGACTTGTTCAGGACTAAAAGCCGACAGTGGAATCTGTACTGAGTTGCTTTGCCCATTGAACCCTTCTTCGATCCATACTGCTCGATCAACTACAAAGTAATGAGGATAGAGAGAAATGGGCTGACCACCCTTCTTGATGAACTCTTGTCTGACCCAACTTTCTGCTTCTTGCCTCCGTTGCAAATACCTCTTAGGGTTGCTAAATCTGTCATATACTGCACCAGTGCGATCGCGCA
This genomic interval carries:
- a CDS encoding ABC transporter ATP-binding protein gives rise to the protein MKRFHYWQLLPYIQPQWKTIAQAFACTLVFTAFWPILAWLAGRIAAYIGQGNVLAIAQIAALSAVVFLSQKIAQFGQDSLMAKAALFIAFDLRQQVYAHLQRLNLSYFETAKTGDLSYRLTEDIDRIGEVINKVFHDFIPCVLQLIVVLGYMIYLNWQLTLSTLIIAPLMAVLIGWFGERLQQVSRRSQNQISDLSALLIEVFSGIRLIQAFAAEDYALNRFRQDAERNRKAKYAAERLKAIQIPVIGFLEAISALILLFLGGWQISTGNLTASEFVSYVAGLALLIDPIRIITTNYNEFKQGQASVDRIFELLAIKPTVLEKPNAIALPPVTGKVEYRHVSFAYKPGQPVIKDLNLLAHPGERIAFVGASGAGKTTIVNLLPRFYDPLSGEILIDGIDIQDVTLRSLRRQIGIVPQETILFSGKIAQNIAFGKTEFDLKEIETAAKIANAHQFITQLPDGYDTLVGERGVNLSGGQRQRLAIARAVLLNPRILILDEATSALDSESEALVQEALERLMHSRTVFIIAHRLATVRRCDRILVIEQGQIVESGTHEELLALSRRYARYYAQQFS
- a CDS encoding TetR/AcrR family transcriptional regulator, whose protein sequence is MDSHTVTNYRTAQDLHQQALRQGILDDASNLLLREGLQALSMRRIAQMVGCSTTVLYTMFGSKQGLIDELYLKGFAMLRQALAAVPLSDDLLEYLTTLGQAYRAFALANPTYYAVMFCQTSPEFTPTQNCIQQSWSSFELLVSTVQACIDAEVLVEDNPQEVAKMLWGVVHGHVGLELTGHFSNSTIAGERFDRTIGVILTGLTRKQPSIEA
- a CDS encoding DMT family transporter — its product is MMQYSWLLVFVAAIANATGTVFLKKSRLAAADAGFVNALISPWFLSALLIYTIGLLLFTQALGQLPVSASQPVMAGVSFVSAALLASVIFGEQLSFNHLVAISLIVAGIAVMTRS